In the genome of Nocardia sp. NBC_00416, one region contains:
- a CDS encoding YbaB/EbfC family nucleoid-associated protein has translation MSSQYSDAAASALESFQQQMKLVAQLQQQRARLTATASARDKKVTVTVNANSAVIETVFADDIDELSYTEIAAAVTEAAQKAAEEVTRRAHELAQPLMAARADRPKLSDVLEGIPEFQMPEEPEVPTAAPGSEEREAFDAAEDEPELKFTDVEYVDHRRDSSGRGPEVSDSSW, from the coding sequence ATGTCTTCGCAATATTCCGACGCCGCCGCGTCGGCGTTGGAGAGTTTCCAGCAACAGATGAAACTGGTCGCGCAGCTGCAACAGCAGCGCGCCAGGCTGACCGCGACCGCATCGGCGCGGGATAAAAAGGTCACCGTCACGGTGAACGCCAACAGCGCGGTCATCGAGACCGTATTCGCCGACGATATCGACGAATTGAGCTACACCGAGATCGCCGCGGCGGTGACCGAGGCCGCGCAGAAGGCGGCCGAGGAAGTGACCCGCCGGGCCCATGAGTTGGCGCAGCCGCTGATGGCCGCGCGGGCCGATCGACCGAAACTGTCGGATGTGCTCGAGGGCATTCCCGAATTCCAGATGCCCGAAGAGCCGGAAGTACCCACTGCCGCACCGGGTTCGGAAGAACGTGAGGCCTTCGATGCCGCGGAGGACGAACCCGAGCTGAAGTTCACCGACGTCGAGTACGTCGACCATCGCCGTGATTCCTCCGGCCGAGGTCCCGAGGTGTCCGATTCCAGTTGGTGA